The genomic segment CCCCAGCATGGACTTGGATCtcctctgtgtcttctttctATTCCTTAGTCCTCCCTTGCTGATTCCCTCTTCTATGCCAGGAGCACCTGTCTTCTTTCTGAAGGTACAGGTCTTATCTTCTACAGAGCTGCTGTCCTCCAtgaagtatttcatttatttcattaaattcagGTAGCAGTAATCTTTCCTTTGTTCATgtatggttttgtttcttttttttcccctaagtaaaCTATTAGCAGTTATCAGCTTACCGTATTGGTATCCTCTGGAGTGCCTGTAATTGTGATAGACATAAAGTagatttttaatgaatgtttgtTCCCTAGTTGATTTTAGTAGGAAGAAAAACTGACATCAGGATCATGGCAAGTTTTAACCAAATATCCTGAATTATATACTCAGTGTTTTGTTCTTGCAGCAATTACAGTTTGCTTTGATGTTATATACCAAGGAAGTTCTGGTTTTTGGAATTAACCTTGTTTCTTTGGGAGTTTTAAGAAATTGGAGTTTTTTCAGTatgcttattttttaacaaattatattGTTACCTTTGAATCAACCACttataagtatatatgtgtgttttttataCAAACAGAATATTCGTACATCCTGCTCTGCAActtgctctttttatttaataatatgtcTTAGAGATCCTTCATATCAGCATATATAGAGGGGTTTGgtgttcttggttttttttttttttttctggtttctattacCATGCAAGTATTCTTTTCAGAATGTACATCAGTTCTGTTTCATATTCTTATACAAGCTCTCGATACGTGTGTACTTCTAAGCACTTAGAATAAAGTTCAAAAAGGTCATTAGTTAAGTATTGTGTTCTGCTTGAGCTATGGGGATATCACTACTTAAGTTCCAGTTggtattttatcagtttttctaaATGGAGAGTGCCCATACTTTGCCTTTGAAGGGTGAGCAGCAGGGGAGATAAGTAATGACAATAACAACCTACTCAATAGAAGTAAACATAGAAATTGTAAGAGGCATGTTCCAACTCTAATTGGATGACacatgttctgtttcttaatagGAATCAACCCTCAAAAGCGTATTGAGTGCCTTATGGAACTTGTCTGCACACTGCACTGAGAATAAAGCTGACATATGTGCTGTAGATGGTGCGCTAGCATTTCTGGTCGGCACTCTCACTTACCGAAGCCAGGCAAATACGTTAGCCATTATTGAAAGTGGAGGTGGGATACTACGGAACGTGTCCAGCTTGATAGCTACAAATGAGGACCACAGGTAAATGCAgcatttttatattacttttaaatgaaTTCGTGTAGAATTCATACCCTCAAAAAGAATCTCTTGTAAGCAGTGTTTTGTATAATTGTGCAAGTGCTAAACTAAATTAGATTACAGTGAAAAGATAACTATTAGTTCCTAACTCATTAGTATATTTATTCTAATAAAAGTTTATAGTATGAAGATGTGTAGAGGCAAACAAATGATGATCAAGAGGTATAACCCATATGAAGGGGAAAATATTAAAGACACAAatactacagagaacaaaatccCATTGTTAGTATGGCATAAGGGAACGAAACatttataaagaacaaaatttgtGGATATGTTCCAGAGAatccagtagttcatttttttttttttttttaagatttatttatttatttatttatttgagagagtgagctgggggagggatgggtgagaagagactcttaagcagacttcctgccaagtgTGGAGCCGAGGGCGGCGTTTgctcccaggacctgagatcatgacctgagttgaaatcaggagtcagacatttaactgaacCGAGACATCCACACACCCCCAATGGttcacattttcttaatggtgtcttatTATCAATAATCTTAATATTATTTAGCCAACAGCCTTTCATCTAGGGCTATGAAACCTAAGAAAGCATCTCATTTACAAGGCACAAATTTTCATAACTTAGGCTCTGGATTTTGTTAGCAAAAATAGGgatatcttggggtgcctggttggctcatttggttaagcatctgacttgattttggctcagttcatcgTGTCAGGGTCACGAGGTTGAGCCCCTCGTTGGACTCCATGatgtgtgtggagcctgcttaggattctttctctcccccttccctcctcccactctcaaaaaatatatacatatgcatccTTTCACAgcttgtttttttatattttatccagtATTGCTTCTCGTTTTCAGAAACCCCATAAGGAACTTCTAGTAACAGAACTTGTAAAGAATGTGAACATCTTCTCTTTAGGTTTTTGATACACAAACAAGCCTTAGAGCCCTCTCTGCTATGCAAAGAAGACCTCTTAAACTCAGTAAGCGCTCAGTTGTCTGCTGGACTGCTCAGAGAAGATTGTCACATTAAAGCTCATTGTACACCCTTGCCAGTCAGTTTTAAAGACCTCTAAAGTTGAATGTGCTAtcattaaaattatgtttaccATGCATTAAACAAGCTGTTGCTCTTTCAAGTCCCAAAGTTCATTATGCTAACTCTCAACCCTTGTTTTTATAGTTAACCTTTAAATTTTCGAAACCTTTCACTAGAAGTAATAACTCCACACACAGTTTGACAGAGCACACTTCTAAGAGGGATAGCATTATCACAAAATCAATCCAGGAGGATAAAGGTTATTCTAAAAAGTCACTTTGCTAGTCTAGGCGCTTACAGTGTGCTCCCTGTAAAGACTGATTGATCGATTTTTCTACGTCTTCCAAGATTTTTTGTAGTTAACATTGTGGAACCCATCTATAGATTAAGTTACCACAAAGTCCCTGTTCAGGGTAAGATTTTATAATACATTCATTGAGGAACTCTGTCACCATGTAGATAAAGCAAGTGTTTCTGCTCAGGAATTAAAGAGAGCATGTCGGGGGGGAGGGAATcctcgagcagactccccactgagtggggagcctgacacaggctctatcccaagaccttaagatcacgacctgagctgaaatcaagagttggatgctcaacttactgagccacccaggtaacccaggaaaaattttaaaagctatggggtcaggggaacctgggtggttcagtccattaagcatctgcttttgcctcaggtcatgatcccagagtctggggatcgaTTCCCACATATTCtctgcagagtagagagcctgctgctcccaactgcttgtcctctctcttctgccaaataaataaataaaatcttaaaaaaaaaaaaggaagtagaagcAGCAGCTATTGGGTCAGAATAGGAAATGCAGAACAGATTAAAGTCaacacttttacttcttttagtCTGACAGATGAGTATTTTTAAACAGTAAACATTAAATGAAGTAGGAACAAAAGGAGATGTAAAATGCTTGAAATTTATAGTATAATTTGGGGCAGTTTTATTATGCCTATTAATAAGTTTTAGTAGTTATCTTTagatttaaatttgttttctaacCTTTTATTTGTTGTTACAATAAGGAGATTGTTACTTTAATTTTGGgatctcttattttatttcaggCAAATCCTAAGAGAGAACAACTGCCTGCAAACCTTATTACAACACTTGAAATCTCACAGTTTGACAATAGTCAGTAATGCATGTGGAACCTTGTGGAATCTCTCAGCAAGAAATCCTAAAGACCAAGAAGCATTATGGGACATGGGGGCAGTCAGCATGCTCAAAAACCTCATACATTCAAAGCACAAAATGATTGCTATGGGAAGCGCTGCAGCTTTAAGGAATCTCATGGCAAATAGACCTGCAAAGTATAAGGATGCCAATATTATGTCTCCTGGTTCAAGCTTGCCGTCTCTTcatgtcagaaaacaaaaagccctAGAAGCAGAATTAGATGCTCAGCATTTATCAGAAACTTTTGACAATATTGACAATTTAAGTCCCAAGGCATCTCATCGTAATAAGCAACGACACAAGCAAAGTCTCTATAGTGACTATGTTTTTGACACCAATCGACATGATGATAATAGGTCAGACAATTTTAATACTGGAAATATGACTGTCCTTTCACCATATTTAAATACCACAGTGTTGCCTAGCTCTTCTTCCTCAAGAGGAAGTTTGGAGAGTTCTCGTTCTGAAAAAGATAGAAGTTTGGAGAGAGAACGAGGAATCAGCCTAGGCAACTTCCACCCAGCAACAGAAAATTCAGGCACTTCTTCAAAGCGAGGTTTGCAGATTTCCACCACTGCAGCCCAGATTGCCAAAGTCATGGAAGAAGTATCAGCCATTCACACCTCCCAGGAAGACAGAAGTTCTGGGTCTACCACCGAGTTACATTGTGGGACAGATGAGAGGAATGCACTAAGAAGAAGCTCTACTGcccacacacatgcaaacacttACAGCTTCAGTAAGTCAGAAGGTTCAAATAGGACATGTCCTGTGACTTATGCTAACTTGGAATATAAGAGATCTTCAAATGATAGTTTAAACAGTGTCAGTAGTAGTGATGGTTATGGTAAAAGAGGTCAGATGAAGCCTTCCATTGAATCCTATTCTGAAGATGATGAAAGTAAATTTTGCAGCTATGGTCAATATCCAGCTGACCTGGCCCATAAAATACATAGCGCAAATCACATGGATGACAATGACGGAGAGCTAGATACACCAATAAATTATAGTCTTAAATATTCAGATGAGCAGTTGAACTCTGGAAGGCAAAGCCCTTCACAGAATGAAAGATGGGCAAGACCCAAACATATAATAGAAGATGAGATAAAACAAAGTGAGCAGAGACAATCAAGAAGTCAAAGCACAACTTACCCCGTATATACCGAGAGCACTGATGATAAACACCTCAAGTTCCAGCCACATTTTGGACAGCAGGAATGTGTTTCCCCATATAGGTCAAGAGGAGCCAGTGGTTCAGAAACAAATCGAGTAGGTTCTAATCATGGAATTAATCAAAATGTAAACCAGTCTTTGTGTCAGGAAGATGACTATGAAGATGATAAGCCAACCAACTATAGTGAACGTTACTCCGAGGAAGAGCAgcatgaggaagaagaaagaccaACAAATTATAGCATAAAATACAACGAAGAAAAACATCATGTGGATCAGCCTATTGATTATAGTTTAAAATATGCCACAGACATTCCTTCTTCCCAGaaaccaccattttcattctcaaagAATCCATCTGGACAGAGCACTAAAACTGAACACATCTCTTCAAGCAGTGAGAATACATCCACACCTTCATCTAATGCCAAGAGGCAGAATCAGCACCACCCAAGTTCAGCACAAAACAGAAATGGTCAGACCTCCAAAGCCACCTCCTGCAAAGTTCCCTCCATCAACCAAGAAACAATACAGACTTACTGTGTAGAGGATACCCCAATTTGTTTTTCACGCTGCAGTTCATTATCATCTTTGTCATCAGCTGAAGATGAAATAGGATGTGATCAGGCAACCCAGGAAACAGATTCTGCTAATACTCTACAAatagcagaaatcaaagaaaacagtGGGACTAGAACAACAGAAGATTCTGTGAGTGAAGTTCCAACCGTGTCACAGCATATTCGAACCAAATCCAGCAGACTTCAGGCTTCGGGTTTACCTGCAGAATCAGCCCGGCACAAAGCTGTTGAATTTTCTTCAGGGGCCAAATCCCCATCAAAAAGTGGTGCTCAGACACCTAAAAGTCCACCAGAGCACTATGTTCAGGAGACTCCACTCATGTTTAGCCGATGTACCTCAGTCAGTTCGCTCGATAGCTTTGAGAGTCGTTCGATTGCCAGCTCTGTTCAGAGTGAACCCTGCAGTGGAATGGTAAGTGGCATTATAAGCCCCAGTGACCTTCCAGATAGCCCCGGACAAACCATGCCACCAAGCAGAAGTAagacccctccccctccacctcagACAGTTCAGACCAAGCGAGAGGTGCCTAAAAACAAAGCCCCTGCTGTGGAAAAGAGGGAGAGTGGGCCTAAGCAAGCTGCTGTAAATGCTGCGGTACAGAGAGTCCAGGTTCTTCCAGATGCTGACACTCTGTTACATTTTGCCACAGAAAGTACTCCAGATGGATTTTCTTGCTCCTCTAGCCTGAGTGCTCTGAGCCTCGATGAGCCATTTATACAGAAAGATGTGGAATTAAGAATAATGCCTCCAGTTCAGGAAAATGACAATGGGAATGAAACGGAATCTGAGCAGCCtgaagaagcaaatgaaaaccaGGAAAAAGAGACGGAAAAACCTACCGACTCTGAAAAAGACCTCTTAGATGACTCAGATGATGATGATATTGAAATACTAGAAGAATGTATTATTTCTGCCATGCCAACAAAATCTTCACGCAAAGCCAAAAAACCGGCCCAGGCTGCTTCAAAATTACCTCCCCCTGTGGCAAGGAAACCAAGTCAACTTCCTGTGTACAAACTTCTTCCATCACAAAACAGGTTACAAGCACAAAAGCATGTTAGTTTTACACCAGGAGATGATATGCCACGGGTATATTGTGTAGAAGGGACACCTATAAACTTTTCTACAGCTACGTCTTTAAGTGATCTAACGATAGAATCTCCTCCGAATGAGTTAGCTGCTGGGGAAGGGGTTAGACCGGGGGCACAGTCCAGTGAATTCGAAAAACGAGATACCATTCCTACAGAAGGCAGAAGTACAGATGAGGCTCAAAGAGGAAAAACCCCATCTGTAACAATACCTGAACTGGATGATAGTAAAACAGAAGAAGGTGATATCCTTGCAGAATGCATTAATTCTGCTATGCCCAAAGGAAAAAGTCACAAGCCCTTCCGTGTGAAAAAGATAATGGACCAAGTCCAGCAAGCATCTATGTCTTCATCTGGAGCTAATAAAAATCAATTAGatggtaagaaaaagaaacctactTCACCAGTAAAACCTATACCACAAAATACTGAGTATAGGACACGTGTAAGAAAAAATGCagactcaaaaaataatttaaatgctgAAAGAACTTTCTCAGACAACAAAGAGTCAAAGAAACAGAACTTGAAAAATAATTCCAAGGACTTCAATGATAAGCTACCAAATAACGAAGATCGAGTCAGAGGAAGTTTTACTTTTGATTCACCTCATCACTACACACCTATTGaaggaactccatactgtttttcacgaAATGATTCTTTGAGTTCTCTAgattttgatgatgatgatgttgaccTTTCCAGAGAAAAGGCTGAAttaagaaaggggaaagaaaataaggaatcaGAAGCTAAAGTTACCAGCCATACAGAACTAACCACTAACCAGCAGTCAGCTAATAAGACACAGGCTGTTACAAAACATCCAATAAATCGAGGTCAGTCTAAACCCTTGCTGCAGAAGCAGTCCACTTTTCCACAATCATCCAAAGACATACCAGACAGAGGGGCAGCAACTgatgaaaaattacaaaactttGCTATTGAAAATACACCAGTGTGCTTTTCTCGTAACTCCTCTCTAAGTTCCCTTAGTGACATTGAtcaagaaaacaacaataacaaagaaaatgaacctATCAAAGAGACAGAGCCCCCTAACTCACAGGGAGAACCAAGTAAACCTCAGGCATCAGGTTACGCTCCTAAATCATTTCACGTTGAAGATAcccctgtttgtttctcaagaAACAGTTCCCTCAGTTCTCTTAGTATTGATTCTGAAGACGACCTGTTGCAAGAATGTATAAGTTCTGcaatgccaaaaaagaaaaagccttcaAGACTCAAGGGTGATAATGAAAAGCATAGCCCCAGAAATATGAGTGGCATATTAGCAGAAGATTTGACACTCGATTTGAAAGATATACAGAGACCAGATTCAGAACATGGTTTATCCCCAGATTCAGAAAATTTTGATTGGAAAGCTATTCAGGAAGGTGCAAATTCCATAGTAAGTAGTTTACAtcaagctgctgctgctgcctgttTATCTAGACAAGCTTCATCTGACTCAGATTCCATCCTTTCACTGAAATCAGGAATCTCTCTGGGATCACCATTTCATCTTACACCTGATCAAGAGGAAAAACCCTTTACAAGTAATAAGGGCCCACGAATTCTAAAACCTGGGGAGAAGAGCACATTGGAAACTAAAAAGATAGAATctgaaaataaaggaatcaaaggagggaaaaaagtttataaaagttTACTTACTGGAAAAGTTCGATCTAATTCGGAGATTTCAAACCAAATGAAACAGTCCCTTCAAGCAAACATGCCTTCCATCTCTAGAGGCAGGACAATGATTCATATTCCAGGAGTTCGAAATAGCTCTTCAAGCACAAGTCCGGTTTCTAAGAAAGGCCCACCTCTTAAGACTCCAGCCTCCAAAAGCCCTAGCGAAGGTCAGACAACCACCACTTCTCCTAGAGGAGCCAAGCCATCAGTGAAGTCAGAATTAAGCCCTGTAACCAGACAGACATCCCAACCAGCTGTGGCAAATAAAGGGCCTTCTAGATCAGGATCTAGAGATTCCACTCCTTCAAGACCTGCCCAACAACCATTAAGTAGACCTA from the Mustela nigripes isolate SB6536 chromosome 12, MUSNIG.SB6536, whole genome shotgun sequence genome contains:
- the APC gene encoding adenomatous polyposis coli protein isoform X1, with translation MYASLGSGPVGVLPASAPPSPLGSWSSGSGSGCVPQERKRPGGVRTSGRGASVWQEVLKQLQGSIEDEAMASSGQIDLLERLKELNLDSSNFPGVKLRSKMSLRSYGSREGSVSSRSGECSPVPMGSFPRRGFVNGSRENTGYLEELEKERSLLLADLDKEEKEKDWYYAQLQNLTKRIDSLPLTENFSLQTDMTRRQLEYEARQIRVAMEEQLGTCQDMEKRAQRRVTRIQQIEKDILRIRQLLQSQATEAERSSQNKHEAGSHEAERQNEGQGVAEINMATSGSGQGSTTRMDHETASVLSSSSTHSAPRRLTSHLGTKVEMVYSLLSMLGTHDKDDMSRTLLAMSSSQDSCISMRQSGCLPLLIQLLHGNDKDSVLLGNSRGSKEARARASAALHNIIHSQPDDKRGRREIRVLHLLEQIRAYCETCWEWQEAHEQGMDQDKNPMPAPVEHQICPAVCVLMKLSFDEEHRHAMNELGRKATRGISSQELGQGLSGGLQAIAELLQVDCEMYGLTNDHYSITLRRYAGMALTNLTFGDVANKATLCSMKGCMRALVAQLKSESEDLQQVIASVLRNLSWRADVNSKKTLREVGSVKALMECALEVKKESTLKSVLSALWNLSAHCTENKADICAVDGALAFLVGTLTYRSQANTLAIIESGGGILRNVSSLIATNEDHRQILRENNCLQTLLQHLKSHSLTIVSNACGTLWNLSARNPKDQEALWDMGAVSMLKNLIHSKHKMIAMGSAAALRNLMANRPAKYKDANIMSPGSSLPSLHVRKQKALEAELDAQHLSETFDNIDNLSPKASHRNKQRHKQSLYSDYVFDTNRHDDNRSDNFNTGNMTVLSPYLNTTVLPSSSSSRGSLESSRSEKDRSLERERGISLGNFHPATENSGTSSKRGLQISTTAAQIAKVMEEVSAIHTSQEDRSSGSTTELHCGTDERNALRRSSTAHTHANTYSFSKSEGSNRTCPVTYANLEYKRSSNDSLNSVSSSDGYGKRGQMKPSIESYSEDDESKFCSYGQYPADLAHKIHSANHMDDNDGELDTPINYSLKYSDEQLNSGRQSPSQNERWARPKHIIEDEIKQSEQRQSRSQSTTYPVYTESTDDKHLKFQPHFGQQECVSPYRSRGASGSETNRVGSNHGINQNVNQSLCQEDDYEDDKPTNYSERYSEEEQHEEEERPTNYSIKYNEEKHHVDQPIDYSLKYATDIPSSQKPPFSFSKNPSGQSTKTEHISSSSENTSTPSSNAKRQNQHHPSSAQNRNGQTSKATSCKVPSINQETIQTYCVEDTPICFSRCSSLSSLSSAEDEIGCDQATQETDSANTLQIAEIKENSGTRTTEDSVSEVPTVSQHIRTKSSRLQASGLPAESARHKAVEFSSGAKSPSKSGAQTPKSPPEHYVQETPLMFSRCTSVSSLDSFESRSIASSVQSEPCSGMVSGIISPSDLPDSPGQTMPPSRSKTPPPPPQTVQTKREVPKNKAPAVEKRESGPKQAAVNAAVQRVQVLPDADTLLHFATESTPDGFSCSSSLSALSLDEPFIQKDVELRIMPPVQENDNGNETESEQPEEANENQEKETEKPTDSEKDLLDDSDDDDIEILEECIISAMPTKSSRKAKKPAQAASKLPPPVARKPSQLPVYKLLPSQNRLQAQKHVSFTPGDDMPRVYCVEGTPINFSTATSLSDLTIESPPNELAAGEGVRPGAQSSEFEKRDTIPTEGRSTDEAQRGKTPSVTIPELDDSKTEEGDILAECINSAMPKGKSHKPFRVKKIMDQVQQASMSSSGANKNQLDGKKKKPTSPVKPIPQNTEYRTRVRKNADSKNNLNAERTFSDNKESKKQNLKNNSKDFNDKLPNNEDRVRGSFTFDSPHHYTPIEGTPYCFSRNDSLSSLDFDDDDVDLSREKAELRKGKENKESEAKVTSHTELTTNQQSANKTQAVTKHPINRGQSKPLLQKQSTFPQSSKDIPDRGAATDEKLQNFAIENTPVCFSRNSSLSSLSDIDQENNNNKENEPIKETEPPNSQGEPSKPQASGYAPKSFHVEDTPVCFSRNSSLSSLSIDSEDDLLQECISSAMPKKKKPSRLKGDNEKHSPRNMSGILAEDLTLDLKDIQRPDSEHGLSPDSENFDWKAIQEGANSIVSSLHQAAAAACLSRQASSDSDSILSLKSGISLGSPFHLTPDQEEKPFTSNKGPRILKPGEKSTLETKKIESENKGIKGGKKVYKSLLTGKVRSNSEISNQMKQSLQANMPSISRGRTMIHIPGVRNSSSSTSPVSKKGPPLKTPASKSPSEGQTTTTSPRGAKPSVKSELSPVTRQTSQPAVANKGPSRSGSRDSTPSRPAQQPLSRPMQSPGRNSISPGRNGISPPNKLSQLPRTSSPSTASTKSSGSGKMSYTSPGRQMSQQNLTKQTGLSKNGSSIPRSESASKGLNQMNNSNGSNKKVELSRMSSTKSSGSESDRSERPVLVRQSTFIKEAPSPTLRRKLEESASFESLSPSSRPDSPTRSQAQTPVLSPSLPDMSLSTHSSVQSGGWRKLPPNLSPTIEYNDGRPAKRHDIARSHSESPSRLPINRSGTWKREHSKHSSSLPRVSTWRRTGSSSSILSASSESSEKAKSEDEKHVNSISGTKQTKENQVSTKGTWRKIKESEISPTNSTSQTTSSGAANGAESKTLIYQMAPAVSKTEDVWVRIEDCPINNPRSGRSPTGNTPPVIDTVSEKGNPNAKDAKDNQGKQNVGNGSAPVRTMGLENRLNSFIQVDAPDQKGTEAKPGQSNPVPASETNESSVAERTPFSSSSSSKHSSPSGTVAARVTPFNYNPSPRKSSADSTSARPSQIPTPVNNNTKKRDSKTDSTESSGTQSPKRHSGSYLVTSV
- the APC gene encoding adenomatous polyposis coli protein isoform X6: MYASLGSGPVGVLPASAPPSPLGSWSSGSGSGCVPQERKRPGGVRTSGRGASVWQEVLKQLQGSIEDEAMASSGQIDLLERLKELNLDSSNFPGVKLRSKMSLRSYGSREGSVSSRSGECSPVPMGSFPRRGFVNGSRENTGYLEELEKERSLLLADLDKEEKEKDWYYAQLQNLTKRIDSLPLTENFSLQTDMTRRQLEYEARQIRVAMEEQLGTCQDMEKRAQRRVTRIQQIEKDILRIRQLLQSQATEAERSSQNKHEAGSHEAERQNEGQGVAEINMATSGSGQGSTTRMDHETASVLSSSSTHSAPRRLTSHLGTKIRAYCETCWEWQEAHEQGMDQDKNPMPAPVEHQICPAVCVLMKLSFDEEHRHAMNELGRKATRGISSQELGQGLSGGLQAIAELLQVDCEMYGLTNDHYSITLRRYAGMALTNLTFGDVANKATLCSMKGCMRALVAQLKSESEDLQQVIASVLRNLSWRADVNSKKTLREVGSVKALMECALEVKKESTLKSVLSALWNLSAHCTENKADICAVDGALAFLVGTLTYRSQANTLAIIESGGGILRNVSSLIATNEDHRQILRENNCLQTLLQHLKSHSLTIVSNACGTLWNLSARNPKDQEALWDMGAVSMLKNLIHSKHKMIAMGSAAALRNLMANRPAKYKDANIMSPGSSLPSLHVRKQKALEAELDAQHLSETFDNIDNLSPKASHRNKQRHKQSLYSDYVFDTNRHDDNRSDNFNTGNMTVLSPYLNTTVLPSSSSSRGSLESSRSEKDRSLERERGISLGNFHPATENSGTSSKRGLQISTTAAQIAKVMEEVSAIHTSQEDRSSGSTTELHCGTDERNALRRSSTAHTHANTYSFSKSEGSNRTCPVTYANLEYKRSSNDSLNSVSSSDGYGKRGQMKPSIESYSEDDESKFCSYGQYPADLAHKIHSANHMDDNDGELDTPINYSLKYSDEQLNSGRQSPSQNERWARPKHIIEDEIKQSEQRQSRSQSTTYPVYTESTDDKHLKFQPHFGQQECVSPYRSRGASGSETNRVGSNHGINQNVNQSLCQEDDYEDDKPTNYSERYSEEEQHEEEERPTNYSIKYNEEKHHVDQPIDYSLKYATDIPSSQKPPFSFSKNPSGQSTKTEHISSSSENTSTPSSNAKRQNQHHPSSAQNRNGQTSKATSCKVPSINQETIQTYCVEDTPICFSRCSSLSSLSSAEDEIGCDQATQETDSANTLQIAEIKENSGTRTTEDSVSEVPTVSQHIRTKSSRLQASGLPAESARHKAVEFSSGAKSPSKSGAQTPKSPPEHYVQETPLMFSRCTSVSSLDSFESRSIASSVQSEPCSGMVSGIISPSDLPDSPGQTMPPSRSKTPPPPPQTVQTKREVPKNKAPAVEKRESGPKQAAVNAAVQRVQVLPDADTLLHFATESTPDGFSCSSSLSALSLDEPFIQKDVELRIMPPVQENDNGNETESEQPEEANENQEKETEKPTDSEKDLLDDSDDDDIEILEECIISAMPTKSSRKAKKPAQAASKLPPPVARKPSQLPVYKLLPSQNRLQAQKHVSFTPGDDMPRVYCVEGTPINFSTATSLSDLTIESPPNELAAGEGVRPGAQSSEFEKRDTIPTEGRSTDEAQRGKTPSVTIPELDDSKTEEGDILAECINSAMPKGKSHKPFRVKKIMDQVQQASMSSSGANKNQLDGKKKKPTSPVKPIPQNTEYRTRVRKNADSKNNLNAERTFSDNKESKKQNLKNNSKDFNDKLPNNEDRVRGSFTFDSPHHYTPIEGTPYCFSRNDSLSSLDFDDDDVDLSREKAELRKGKENKESEAKVTSHTELTTNQQSANKTQAVTKHPINRGQSKPLLQKQSTFPQSSKDIPDRGAATDEKLQNFAIENTPVCFSRNSSLSSLSDIDQENNNNKENEPIKETEPPNSQGEPSKPQASGYAPKSFHVEDTPVCFSRNSSLSSLSIDSEDDLLQECISSAMPKKKKPSRLKGDNEKHSPRNMSGILAEDLTLDLKDIQRPDSEHGLSPDSENFDWKAIQEGANSIVSSLHQAAAAACLSRQASSDSDSILSLKSGISLGSPFHLTPDQEEKPFTSNKGPRILKPGEKSTLETKKIESENKGIKGGKKVYKSLLTGKVRSNSEISNQMKQSLQANMPSISRGRTMIHIPGVRNSSSSTSPVSKKGPPLKTPASKSPSEGQTTTTSPRGAKPSVKSELSPVTRQTSQPAVANKGPSRSGSRDSTPSRPAQQPLSRPMQSPGRNSISPGRNGISPPNKLSQLPRTSSPSTASTKSSGSGKMSYTSPGRQMSQQNLTKQTGLSKNGSSIPRSESASKGLNQMNNSNGSNKKVELSRMSSTKSSGSESDRSERPVLVRQSTFIKEAPSPTLRRKLEESASFESLSPSSRPDSPTRSQAQTPVLSPSLPDMSLSTHSSVQSGGWRKLPPNLSPTIEYNDGRPAKRHDIARSHSESPSRLPINRSGTWKREHSKHSSSLPRVSTWRRTGSSSSILSASSESSEKAKSEDEKHVNSISGTKQTKENQVSTKGTWRKIKESEISPTNSTSQTTSSGAANGAESKTLIYQMAPAVSKTEDVWVRIEDCPINNPRSGRSPTGNTPPVIDTVSEKGNPNAKDAKDNQGKQNVGNGSAPVRTMGLENRLNSFIQVDAPDQKGTEAKPGQSNPVPASETNESSVAERTPFSSSSSSKHSSPSGTVAARVTPFNYNPSPRKSSADSTSARPSQIPTPVNNNTKKRDSKTDSTESSGTQSPKRHSGSYLVTSV